A region of Veillonellaceae bacterium DNA encodes the following proteins:
- a CDS encoding 30S ribosomal protein S6 has translation MRKYEVMFIVKPAEEEAINAVISKFENLIQNNGGNIEKIDRWGKKRLAYEIEDFAEGFYTIFYFTGEPAVVAELDRVMKITDEILKHMIIKEDE, from the coding sequence GTGAGAAAATACGAAGTCATGTTCATTGTTAAGCCGGCTGAAGAGGAGGCAATAAATGCGGTAATTTCCAAATTTGAAAACCTCATTCAAAATAACGGCGGCAACATTGAGAAGATTGATCGCTGGGGCAAAAAACGCCTGGCATATGAAATCGAAGACTTCGCTGAAGGTTTCTACACGATCTTCTATTTTACCGGCGAGCCTGCAGTAGTTGCTGAGCTTGACCGTGTAATGAAGATTACTGATGAAATTCTAAAGCATATGATTATTAAAGAAGACGAATAG